A stretch of Anaerobiospirillum thomasii DNA encodes these proteins:
- a CDS encoding DMT family protein, which yields MMSNIFMTLAWYGHLKMKEDYSWFASLPLLGVILFSWALAFFEYCLQVPANRLGFKGAGGPFDIMQLKVIQEVITLVVFTIFSVIAFKLELRWNHLAACLCLIAAVYFTFR from the coding sequence GTGATGTCAAACATCTTTATGACCCTGGCATGGTACGGACACCTAAAAATGAAAGAGGATTATTCATGGTTTGCCTCTTTACCTTTGCTTGGTGTAATACTTTTTAGCTGGGCTCTGGCTTTTTTTGAATACTGCCTGCAGGTCCCTGCTAATAGATTAGGTTTCAAAGGTGCCGGTGGACCCTTTGACATAATGCAGCTTAAGGTTATACAGGAAGTTATAACTCTTGTGGTGTTTACCATCTTCTCTGTCATAGCTTTCAAGCTTGAGCTTAGATGGAATCATCTTGCAGCCTGCTTATGTCTCATTGCTGCCGTGTACTTTACATTTAGATAA
- the pseI gene encoding pseudaminic acid synthase, producing MHKKSPVIVAELSGNHSGSLQRAMDLIALAHENGADAVKIQTYSEDSLTIDCSHDEFILKGGLWDGYKLYDLYKEAKTPAQWVKPLFEFAKDRGILLFSSPFSFEDVDALEAVDCPWYKIASFEINYLELIEYCAQTKKPIIMSTGLARLDEIDRAVDIVKRYGNDLTLLHCESRYPADPAMFNLNTIPFFAERYGCAVGLSNHSIGDTLDIAAIALGASMIEKHFIDTRKAGGVDSAFSMNVQELRCLAEHCKTVYGSLGVHGIRRFEEDKGSMKFRRSVYLVADIKQGEVLTQEHVRTIRPGMGLEPYKLKDLLGRRAVCDLQAPQPLDESNFE from the coding sequence ATGCACAAAAAATCACCTGTAATTGTCGCAGAGCTCTCTGGCAATCACTCAGGCAGTCTGCAAAGAGCCATGGATCTTATTGCTCTTGCCCATGAAAACGGAGCTGATGCTGTAAAAATTCAGACCTATAGTGAGGACAGTCTGACCATTGACTGTAGCCATGATGAATTTATATTAAAAGGCGGGCTGTGGGATGGCTATAAATTATACGATCTCTATAAAGAGGCCAAGACTCCAGCGCAGTGGGTCAAACCTCTGTTTGAATTTGCAAAAGACAGAGGTATTTTACTGTTCTCAAGTCCTTTTTCATTTGAAGATGTGGATGCTCTTGAGGCTGTTGACTGTCCCTGGTATAAGATAGCCTCCTTTGAAATCAACTATCTTGAGCTTATTGAATACTGTGCACAGACTAAAAAGCCAATAATTATGTCAACTGGACTTGCAAGACTGGATGAGATTGACAGAGCTGTGGATATTGTCAAACGCTATGGCAACGATCTTACTCTGCTACACTGTGAAAGCAGGTATCCTGCAGATCCTGCCATGTTCAATTTAAACACAATTCCTTTTTTTGCAGAGCGCTATGGCTGTGCTGTAGGTCTGTCCAATCACTCAATAGGTGATACTCTGGATATTGCCGCCATTGCTCTTGGTGCCTCCATGATTGAAAAACATTTCATTGATACACGCAAGGCAGGTGGCGTTGACAGTGCCTTTTCTATGAATGTGCAGGAGCTGCGCTGCCTTGCAGAGCACTGCAAGACAGTGTACGGATCACTTGGTGTACATGGCATCAGACGTTTTGAAGAGGATAAGGGCAGCATGAAGTTTCGCCGCTCGGTCTATCTTGTAGCTGATATTAAACAAGGTGAGGTTCTGACGCAAGAGCATGTGCGTACGATAAGACCTGGCATGGGGCTTGAGCCATATAAATTAAAGGATCTGCTGGGGCGCAGAGCTGTTTGTGATTTACAGGCACCGCAGCCTCTTGATGAGAGTAATTTTGAATAA
- a CDS encoding transporter substrate-binding domain-containing protein → MKFVKNLMLCAALAVGLVSAAQAEEKAYKIAIDASYPPFSYKNPQGKFVGIEIDLLDEIAKRQNFKYELVVMNFDGVIPGIVSGQIDGAIDGINMSDERKKIVDFSDPYFKSGLCIVTRKDDLRINKIEDIKDTKPGIKKGTYGMEFAEKNKDKYNLKLQYFTMTSDVVQAVKSKAVDFYMEDFPVISYAIKAGLENDLRIAVEDMYGSPTYGFAVKKGKNQELLKKFNEGLKEVKADGTYEKILNKYI, encoded by the coding sequence ATGAAATTTGTTAAGAATCTTATGTTATGTGCAGCCTTAGCTGTAGGTCTTGTCAGTGCAGCCCAGGCTGAGGAAAAAGCTTATAAAATTGCAATAGACGCCTCCTACCCACCATTTTCATATAAAAATCCACAGGGCAAGTTTGTGGGTATTGAAATTGATCTTTTAGATGAAATTGCCAAAAGACAGAATTTTAAGTATGAGCTTGTTGTCATGAACTTTGATGGCGTAATTCCTGGCATAGTTTCAGGTCAGATTGACGGCGCTATCGACGGCATCAATATGTCAGATGAGAGAAAGAAAATAGTTGATTTCTCCGATCCATATTTCAAATCAGGTCTTTGCATTGTAACCCGCAAGGATGATCTGCGCATCAACAAGATTGAGGATATCAAAGATACCAAGCCTGGCATCAAAAAGGGCACCTACGGTATGGAATTTGCTGAAAAGAACAAGGATAAATACAACTTAAAGCTGCAGTATTTTACCATGACATCTGATGTGGTACAGGCTGTAAAGAGCAAGGCTGTTGATTTTTACATGGAGGATTTCCCTGTAATTTCCTATGCCATCAAGGCAGGACTTGAGAATGATCTGCGCATTGCTGTTGAGGACATGTACGGCTCACCAACCTATGGTTTTGCTGTGAAAAAAGGCAAGAATCAGGAACTTTTAAAGAAATTCAACGAGGGTCTTAAAGAGGTTAAAGCTGACGGCACCTATGAGAAGATCTTAAACAAATATATCTAA
- a CDS encoding transcriptional regulator has translation MLYILKNKDKDVLKFEVQIETQSFKGQSFNNTYFKDALIVDENLLPIQIRTDNLLASLESFIKNRKVPQNRQFVEKIIATYSQSGKEMLMDYINVSLGLSLNDAYWIVPANSDYKWADFNLYENEFSDALERASFGDEIKRVTGFTSSPEYTTNGMLKKCWHRENGQIYLYKGTTQEYANGGKEAYSEFFMAQVAKVMQFDCVSYDLKLFHNQVVSSCLLFTNENEGYIPVYNLLKEPRESNKVKLMQEISEIFGDETFEDLMLFDALICNKDRHLGNFGMIVDNNTNKILRAAPIFDNGFSMMNFLTYDELKEIEKAISIKKSYFELSFDEQLRVFVQPRHIENLTQLSSFCFTRHNEFNLSDSWLEPLELCIQGRAKKAIEFALQKQKIL, from the coding sequence ATGCTTTATATTTTAAAAAATAAAGATAAAGACGTTTTAAAATTTGAAGTGCAGATAGAGACTCAAAGTTTCAAGGGACAGTCTTTTAACAATACATATTTTAAAGATGCCTTGATTGTTGATGAAAACCTGTTGCCTATACAAATTAGAACAGATAACCTGCTTGCATCCTTAGAATCATTTATCAAAAATAGAAAAGTACCTCAAAACAGACAATTTGTTGAAAAAATCATTGCAACGTATAGTCAAAGTGGCAAAGAGATGCTTATGGACTATATTAACGTTTCTCTTGGCTTATCATTGAATGATGCGTACTGGATAGTGCCTGCTAATTCAGATTACAAATGGGCAGATTTCAATCTTTATGAAAATGAATTTAGTGATGCATTAGAGCGCGCCTCCTTTGGCGATGAGATAAAAAGAGTGACAGGTTTTACAAGCTCACCAGAATACACAACTAATGGCATGCTTAAAAAATGCTGGCACAGAGAAAATGGGCAAATCTATCTTTATAAGGGCACAACACAAGAGTATGCCAATGGCGGAAAAGAAGCCTATAGTGAGTTTTTCATGGCTCAAGTTGCAAAAGTCATGCAATTTGATTGTGTCTCATACGATTTAAAACTTTTTCATAATCAAGTTGTAAGTTCCTGCCTTTTGTTTACCAATGAAAATGAAGGTTACATCCCTGTTTATAATCTGTTAAAAGAGCCTCGTGAAAGCAACAAAGTTAAATTGATGCAAGAGATTTCTGAAATTTTCGGAGATGAGACTTTTGAGGATCTGATGCTCTTTGACGCACTTATCTGCAACAAAGATAGGCATTTGGGCAACTTTGGTATGATTGTAGACAATAATACAAATAAGATCCTGCGCGCAGCACCTATTTTTGACAATGGCTTTTCTATGATGAATTTTCTGACCTATGATGAGCTTAAGGAAATAGAAAAAGCAATATCTATCAAAAAGAGCTATTTTGAATTGTCATTTGACGAACAGTTAAGAGTTTTTGTTCAGCCACGCCATATTGAAAATCTTACACAATTATCAAGTTTTTGTTTTACAAGACATAATGAATTCAATCTAAGTGATTCATGGCTTGAGCCTCTTGAGCTGTGCATACAGGGCAGAGCAAAAAAAGCTATAGAATTTGCATTGCAAAAGCAAAAGATTTTATAA
- a CDS encoding RNA-binding domain-containing protein: protein MDNNIEIFCRLWDHAENEVVEFKKAETNFDIDELGKYFSAISNEANLREHEFGWIVFGVWDKKHQIIGTSFKDGELALNKLKQDMSQHTTDGLIFREIIPVVVEGKRVLLFKVPASPRNIVMKWKGIAYGRDGESLKPLNQAKMDEIRQQTPIPDWTAQLVPNATIDDLDELAVATARIMFKKVHESKIPAQEIDGWTVEEFLSHSEVMRDGQLTRAAILLLGKPLSLQKIHPAVAQISWTWEDKDSNVIDYEHFTIPFILTVDKVLSKIRNKTMRELPGGTLFPDTMKQYDDYTIREALHNCIAHQDYTLRERITFVECEDHLYYGNGGSFIPGTIEKALEHKGPQRHYRNECLCSGMVNFNMIDTVGRGIKKIFSEQRKRFFPMPDYDIDNESRSVGVTIYGKMIDEKYSSLLKSKTDLSLIECVWLDAIQKHRPVTKDAIRHLRKKGLIEGRSPNYIIALSVAKLTHQIGHYTKEKGLEEKLLEQIILQLARDAGDSGFKLSDVYVALHNNLPASMMVESKKRFLGRLLSKMNKAGLLAVESRTWRITEAGFSAIQL from the coding sequence ATGGACAATAATATAGAAATATTTTGCCGCCTCTGGGATCATGCTGAAAATGAAGTGGTGGAATTTAAAAAGGCCGAAACCAACTTTGATATAGATGAGCTGGGCAAATACTTCTCTGCAATTAGCAATGAGGCAAACTTACGCGAACATGAGTTTGGCTGGATTGTTTTTGGTGTCTGGGACAAGAAACATCAGATAATTGGTACAAGTTTTAAAGATGGGGAGTTAGCTCTTAATAAACTAAAGCAGGATATGTCGCAGCACACAACTGATGGACTTATTTTTAGAGAAATAATACCAGTTGTTGTAGAAGGAAAGCGGGTGCTGCTTTTTAAAGTACCGGCATCTCCTCGAAATATTGTCATGAAGTGGAAAGGAATTGCCTATGGGCGCGATGGTGAAAGTTTAAAGCCACTAAATCAAGCGAAGATGGATGAAATCCGACAGCAAACCCCTATCCCTGACTGGACTGCTCAGTTGGTTCCTAATGCCACAATAGATGATCTTGATGAGCTGGCAGTTGCTACGGCCCGTATCATGTTTAAAAAGGTACATGAGTCAAAGATTCCGGCACAGGAAATTGATGGATGGACTGTGGAGGAGTTTCTATCACATAGTGAGGTTATGCGTGATGGGCAACTTACCAGGGCAGCCATTTTGCTTCTTGGTAAACCGTTGTCACTGCAAAAGATCCATCCTGCTGTAGCGCAGATTTCCTGGACCTGGGAGGATAAAGACTCTAACGTCATTGACTATGAGCATTTTACCATTCCATTTATACTTACAGTAGATAAGGTTTTATCTAAGATTCGCAATAAAACCATGCGTGAGCTTCCTGGCGGAACTCTTTTCCCTGACACCATGAAGCAGTACGACGATTATACAATACGCGAAGCTCTACACAATTGTATTGCCCATCAGGATTATACGCTAAGAGAGCGCATTACATTTGTAGAGTGTGAGGATCACTTATATTATGGCAATGGAGGTAGTTTTATACCTGGAACTATAGAGAAAGCTCTTGAGCATAAAGGACCACAACGCCACTATCGCAATGAATGTCTTTGTTCAGGCATGGTCAATTTTAATATGATCGACACCGTAGGACGAGGTATTAAAAAGATCTTTTCTGAGCAACGCAAACGTTTCTTTCCTATGCCAGATTATGATATAGACAACGAGAGCCGATCTGTTGGGGTAACTATATATGGCAAGATGATTGATGAAAAATACAGCTCTCTTTTAAAATCAAAAACAGATCTGTCTTTGATAGAATGTGTATGGCTGGATGCTATTCAAAAACATCGTCCTGTCACCAAGGACGCTATTAGGCATCTAAGGAAAAAAGGCTTAATAGAGGGGCGTTCTCCAAATTATATCATTGCTCTATCTGTTGCTAAACTGACCCATCAAATAGGACACTATACGAAGGAAAAAGGTTTAGAGGAGAAACTGCTTGAGCAGATTATTCTTCAACTGGCAAGAGATGCAGGTGATAGTGGTTTTAAGTTAAGCGATGTTTATGTTGCGTTGCATAACAATTTGCCTGCTTCTATGATGGTTGAGTCAAAGAAAAGATTCTTGGGACGATTACTGAGCAAAATGAATAAAGCAGGTCTACTTGCAGTTGAGAGTAGGACCTGGAGGATCACTGAAGCTGGATTTTCTGCAATTCAATTATAA
- a CDS encoding ATP-binding protein, translating to MDKLPELVKRLRNLPTETQWVDYESDNPDLYIIGKDISALANSATIKDKEHSYIILGDINKINCLISIYNGKQDINIANNQLESSLRKLLSKNAIFDITIVTFEEKLTSVIIISKAQDRPVLFEDVAYIRVAYNTHRLNDYPHLQSCFWDKVCCSSYEESPAFMDLTAENAVRHLDYNIYFESSNTKIPSTLKDVASFMEKDGVIKRQENSLFSITNLGAIAFAKNLYEFSNVSRKTLRIVQYEGNNRLNMLKDYIRVKGYAVDFKDCLQLIMALLPYRQKVINGIKTLENAYPETIVEELLSNALIHQDLSVTGTGPTVEIFNNRIEIINPGTPLIDVNRIIDSKFKSRNRKLARLLSRLYKGEDTVTGWEKVVSECEAHNLTAPVIEIYGDSHTKVTVFSYRDFNELTLQEKLWSCYMHCCIRSARKEFLTPRSLRDRFGLKSSGQSSVSRLISVAIEKKLIKPVDKTAAPADMKYVPYWVFF from the coding sequence GTGGATAAACTTCCTGAACTGGTTAAAAGATTAAGAAATCTACCCACTGAAACTCAGTGGGTAGATTATGAATCTGATAATCCTGATCTGTATATTATAGGTAAAGATATAAGTGCCTTAGCTAATAGTGCCACTATTAAAGACAAAGAGCATTCATATATCATTTTAGGTGATATTAATAAAATTAACTGTTTAATTAGTATTTATAACGGAAAACAAGACATCAATATAGCCAATAATCAACTAGAAAGTTCATTACGTAAGTTATTATCTAAAAATGCTATTTTTGACATTACAATAGTTACATTTGAAGAGAAGTTGACTTCAGTTATTATAATATCAAAAGCTCAAGACAGACCTGTATTATTTGAGGATGTTGCTTATATACGAGTTGCTTATAATACGCACAGGCTAAATGATTATCCACATTTGCAATCTTGTTTCTGGGATAAAGTTTGCTGCTCTAGCTATGAAGAAAGCCCTGCCTTTATGGACTTAACTGCTGAAAATGCAGTAAGACATCTTGACTATAATATATATTTTGAAAGTTCAAATACAAAAATTCCATCAACCCTTAAAGATGTAGCCTCATTCATGGAAAAAGATGGTGTCATAAAGCGGCAGGAAAATTCACTTTTCTCTATAACCAATCTTGGCGCTATTGCTTTTGCCAAAAACCTGTATGAATTTTCAAATGTATCACGTAAAACATTGCGTATAGTGCAGTATGAGGGAAATAACAGACTTAATATGCTCAAAGACTATATAAGGGTAAAAGGTTATGCGGTTGATTTTAAAGACTGTTTGCAACTTATAATGGCACTATTGCCATACCGTCAAAAAGTAATAAATGGAATAAAAACTCTTGAGAATGCCTACCCTGAGACAATTGTAGAAGAGCTTCTGTCAAATGCTTTGATTCATCAGGATTTGTCAGTAACTGGTACAGGTCCTACTGTTGAGATCTTTAACAATAGAATTGAAATTATCAATCCCGGCACACCTTTAATAGATGTAAATAGAATCATAGATTCTAAGTTCAAATCTCGCAACAGGAAATTAGCACGTTTATTAAGTCGCCTCTACAAAGGTGAAGATACTGTGACAGGGTGGGAAAAGGTAGTGTCAGAATGTGAAGCTCATAATCTTACAGCTCCTGTAATTGAGATCTATGGAGATTCTCATACAAAAGTTACCGTTTTTTCATATAGAGACTTTAATGAACTAACTCTTCAGGAGAAACTATGGTCTTGCTATATGCATTGCTGTATAAGAAGTGCACGCAAAGAGTTTTTAACACCTAGATCTTTAAGAGATAGGTTTGGACTTAAAAGTTCAGGGCAAAGCTCAGTTTCAAGACTGATAAGTGTAGCCATAGAGAAAAAGCTTATAAAGCCAGTTGATAAGACCGCAGCGCCTGCAGATATGAAATATGTGCCATATTGGGTATTTTTTTAA
- a CDS encoding restriction endonuclease subunit S — protein sequence MTSIEKLQKLKTDLIELAVRGRLVEHRQEEGSAQELYEKIQQDKNKLIAEGKLKKEKPLPEISEGDIPFEIPKSWKFLKIGDICEINKRNKLNDNLEVSFIPMEHVTGGICNKFKSETKHWRFVKKNYTHFRDGQIIIAKITPCFQNRKSVILKGLKNGFAAGSSEFHTLLPINNNIVDKYILYFIKSEYFINNGCYAFNGTAGQQRVSAEFINNFIIPIPPYDEQKRIVESLEAKFKVIDKAIALLERKADLDKKIKEKILQLAIQGKLVEQKPKEGTAQELYEKIQRERQILISEGKLKKEKLLPEISEDEIHFEIPKSWKWLRIRDLVVQAKQSKPISNFKYIDVSAIDNDKKIVGTLLEYSAKDAPSRARKMVEPGMILFSTVRPYLVNTIIYNDNVNKTPVYASTAFATFSCSRIIYNRFLWYILQSTYFIEYTISCQKGISYPAINESSFYSCFVPVPPLEEQRRIVARIEQLFNIIDSQIVKQDI from the coding sequence ATGACTAGCATTGAAAAACTTCAAAAATTAAAAACAGATCTTATTGAACTTGCAGTGCGTGGTAGGCTTGTAGAACATAGACAAGAAGAAGGCAGTGCTCAAGAGCTTTATGAAAAAATACAGCAGGATAAGAACAAACTAATTGCAGAAGGAAAGTTAAAGAAAGAAAAGCCTTTACCAGAGATCTCTGAGGGGGATATTCCTTTTGAGATACCTAAAAGTTGGAAATTTTTAAAAATAGGTGATATATGTGAAATAAATAAAAGAAATAAGCTAAATGATAATTTAGAAGTTTCATTTATTCCGATGGAACACGTAACTGGTGGTATTTGCAATAAATTTAAATCAGAAACTAAGCATTGGAGATTTGTTAAAAAAAATTATACTCATTTTAGAGATGGTCAGATAATTATAGCTAAAATTACTCCATGCTTTCAGAATAGAAAATCAGTTATATTAAAGGGGCTTAAGAATGGTTTCGCGGCTGGCAGTTCAGAGTTTCATACTCTTCTGCCAATTAATAATAACATTGTAGATAAATATATACTATATTTTATAAAGTCAGAATATTTTATTAATAATGGTTGTTATGCTTTTAATGGTACAGCAGGCCAGCAAAGAGTTTCTGCGGAATTTATAAATAATTTTATAATACCTATACCTCCGTATGATGAACAAAAACGCATAGTAGAAAGTCTTGAAGCAAAATTTAAGGTTATAGATAAGGCTATAGCTCTTCTAGAGAGAAAAGCCGATCTTGATAAGAAGATAAAAGAGAAGATTCTACAATTAGCAATACAAGGAAAACTTGTTGAGCAAAAACCTAAGGAAGGTACAGCTCAAGAGCTTTATGAAAAAATACAGCGGGAAAGACAAATACTAATTTCAGAAGGAAAATTAAAGAAAGAAAAGCTTTTGCCTGAGATATCAGAGGATGAGATTCATTTTGAGATACCAAAAAGTTGGAAGTGGTTAAGAATCAGAGACTTAGTTGTTCAAGCTAAGCAGTCAAAACCAATTTCGAACTTTAAGTATATCGATGTATCTGCTATAGATAATGATAAAAAGATAGTAGGTACTCTTTTAGAGTACTCTGCCAAGGATGCTCCATCTAGGGCTAGAAAGATGGTTGAACCTGGGATGATTTTATTTTCTACTGTTAGGCCATACTTAGTAAATACTATTATATATAATGATAATGTCAATAAAACGCCTGTTTACGCTAGTACAGCCTTTGCTACATTTTCTTGTAGCAGAATAATTTATAATAGGTTTTTATGGTACATATTACAAAGTACATATTTTATTGAATATACGATTTCTTGCCAAAAAGGAATATCATATCCAGCGATAAATGAAAGTAGCTTTTATAGCTGCTTTGTTCCTGTGCCTCCGTTAGAAGAACAAAGAAGAATAGTAGCAAGGATTGAACAATTATTTAATATAATAGACAGTCAGATAGTTAAACAAGATATTTGA
- a CDS encoding N-6 DNA methylase, with the protein MKTKEIVQKLWELCNVLRDDGITYQDYVTELTYILFLKMAKETQAEKNFTEGYRWDDLVGKSGIELINFYKELLSELGNDNSNVSDIYKGAKTNIDEPKNLEKIIKSIDSLDWYSAKSEGLGDLYEGLLEKNANEKKSGAGQYFTPRALINVITSLVKPQVGERCNDPACGTFGFMIAAFQYVKSISDDFFDLDEDTSKFEFNEAFSGCELVADTHRLALMNARLHDINGPILRGDTLSPFGQKICGFDVVLTNPPFGTKKGGERASRDDFTYPTSNKQLNFLQHIYRSLKPNGKARAAVVLPDNVLFAEGDGTNIRRDLMDKCNLHTILRLPAGIFYAKGVQTNVLFFTRGKEDKGNTKEVWYYDMRSNMKKYGTKTPIVEDDFKDFIKAFEADDRHKVDDPRFSVFTRQEIADMGDRLDLGLIEKEKEEIELSALIQESDKIICELKETLVSLEEIAAELKRLDNND; encoded by the coding sequence ATGAAAACTAAAGAAATTGTACAGAAATTATGGGAATTGTGTAATGTGCTACGTGATGATGGTATTACATATCAGGATTATGTAACAGAGCTGACATATATTCTCTTTTTAAAAATGGCTAAGGAGACACAAGCTGAAAAAAATTTTACTGAAGGTTACAGATGGGATGATTTAGTAGGAAAAAGTGGTATTGAGCTTATTAACTTCTACAAAGAGCTTTTAAGTGAGTTAGGTAATGATAACTCAAATGTTAGTGACATTTACAAAGGTGCTAAAACAAATATAGATGAGCCTAAAAATCTTGAGAAGATAATAAAGAGTATCGATAGTCTTGACTGGTATTCAGCAAAATCAGAGGGGCTTGGAGATCTTTATGAAGGGCTTTTAGAGAAAAATGCTAATGAGAAAAAATCTGGTGCCGGCCAGTACTTTACGCCAAGAGCTCTTATCAATGTCATAACATCTCTTGTTAAACCTCAGGTAGGTGAAAGGTGCAATGACCCTGCCTGTGGCACATTTGGCTTTATGATCGCAGCTTTTCAATATGTAAAGAGTATCTCAGATGATTTTTTTGATCTTGATGAAGATACATCTAAATTTGAGTTTAATGAAGCTTTTAGCGGATGTGAGCTTGTAGCTGATACGCATAGGCTTGCGCTTATGAATGCAAGACTTCATGACATAAATGGTCCAATTTTAAGAGGAGATACACTATCTCCTTTTGGACAGAAAATATGCGGCTTTGACGTTGTTCTTACAAATCCACCTTTTGGAACTAAAAAGGGAGGAGAAAGGGCATCACGTGATGATTTTACCTATCCGACATCAAATAAGCAGTTAAATTTTTTACAACATATATATAGAAGTCTAAAGCCAAACGGTAAGGCAAGAGCAGCTGTTGTACTTCCAGATAATGTTCTTTTTGCAGAAGGTGATGGTACCAACATACGACGTGACTTAATGGATAAATGTAATCTGCATACTATTTTAAGGCTGCCTGCGGGTATTTTTTATGCTAAGGGAGTGCAGACAAACGTTTTATTTTTTACAAGAGGCAAAGAAGATAAGGGTAATACCAAAGAGGTTTGGTATTACGATATGCGTTCCAATATGAAAAAGTATGGAACAAAAACACCAATTGTAGAAGATGACTTTAAAGATTTTATAAAAGCCTTTGAAGCAGATGATAGACATAAAGTTGATGATCCAAGGTTTTCAGTTTTTACACGCCAAGAAATTGCAGATATGGGCGATAGGCTGGATCTTGGTCTTATTGAAAAAGAAAAAGAAGAGATTGAACTATCAGCCCTTATACAAGAGTCAGATAAAATTATTTGTGAGTTAAAGGAGACTCTTGTATCACTTGAGGAAATAGCAGCTGAACTGAAGAGGCTAGATAACAATGACTAG